The window CTGTGTGCTGTTTCAATTTCACCTGAATCATTTTAGATCCTGCATAAGGTTCTGTAGTTCCCGGTTTATACAATTCCAGATATACCGGAGCTGTAGAACTGAAAAAACTATAAATTTTCACTGCGGTAAAGTTGTCTTTCCCGATATTGTCAAATTCTGCGAGCACTACTCCGTTTTCTCTTTTCAGAACACCTTTTACATTTTCCAGAGAAGTCCCTGAAAGTTCGCCAAGATTTGGGAAAATAAATTCAAACCCCACTTTCCCAAGATTAACCTGAGGTTTTACAGCATAAGTCTGCAGATAAATCCCCGGAAGATTGAAAAAGTATAAGGTTTTAAAATCATTTATATTGTCATAAGTAATATTGTATTTTGCAATTTCAGTTCCTGTTTCATTATTATATACAGACAGCTTATTGGTTTCTCCCTGATCCAGGACAAACTGAAGCTGGGTTTCTATTTTATTGGTATAGGAGGTTTTTCCGTCAATGGATACAGGTGCTCCGTTGAATCTCAGCTGAAGGATATCAGGCTTGGAAAATCCTTTGATATTAACCTCTCCGGGTTTCTGTACTTTATCATACAACTCCATCGTGTTGCTGTCTGTGCATGAAAACAGTGCAGTAAATAATAGTAGTAATGCGAAGATTCTATTCATCTTTCTTCAATTATTTCATTGTAAAACTTAAAAATATTGCCCTACCCAAAGCAGGGCAATATATAATTATAAAAAAACTAGTTGGATATGTTCTGGATAGCCTTTATCAAATACTATCCATTCTTTTTATATAAAAAATTCATGGTGTTTCTGGAATCAGTTTCTAAAGGAAGAAGAGTTATTTTTTAATAAACTTCAATCTTTCCGTAGTCTTTCCGTCTGTGATTTCTGCTATATAAGCTCCAGGTGTAAGACCTGCTGTATTAATCGCTTTGGAATACTGAGCGGTAAGTACTTTTTGTCCTGCTGCATTATAAAGGGTTACCACCGTCATATTCTCTTTCAATGCCGGATTAAGCTGCAGCTGTAAAGATTCTTTTACCGGATTTTCTGCTATTTGTGTTACAATTTTGTTTCTTTTTACATCCTTAGTTCCCAAAAATGAAGTAGTGTAGATCCCCATTTCATCGATATTGATATTCTGAACGTTATTTCCGCTTGTTTTTCTGTTTGACCACATTCCGATATAGATTTTCTTCCCTGCAAAAGCAGAAAGATCTACAAGGGATTCTACAAACTGGGTAAGATCAGCCGGAAAAGGATTGGCTGAGTCACCTACCTGTATTTTGTAGATACTCTGAACGTCATTTCCATTTGCATCTACCGTCATTGCCTGGAAGTCTGATAACTCAGGAACTTCTTTCTGCGGCGTGCTTACATAGATAAAAAGCTCTCTGGCAACAATGGTATGAGTAGATCTCTGTCTTCCGATATAAGCGGCCAGAGTAACAGTTCCTGCAGTATTTGTAAGATCAATCTGAGGAGAAATAATCCAGTCATTTTCTGTACCAAATCCCGTAGCACTTCCAGTTGGAACCAAGCTGGTAGAGTGACGAAGAACGCCTGTAGTTCCATACGCCAGGGATATTCCGTTGTGATAGATGTTCTGCCCCTGTACCCATCCGTTGCCATTATTGTTCAAATCATGGAAAGTCCATCCCTGAAGGTCAGCAGGAGTATCAAAAGAATTTCCCCATACCAGAGACTGTGCTGCAGCCAGATGAGATAAAAACAGAACAGATGATAAAATTATTTTTTTCATAATGCTGATTATTAAGGTTTTTGAAGTAAAAGCAAGGAATCAGCATGTGCTGTTCCCTGCTTTTTTTAAAGTTTTTATTATTCTACAATAGAGAAATTGTATTTTGTCCAAAGTCCCTGGAAGTTTCCACAGTTTCTTGGAGATACATTCCAACCACCTTCGTTGAAGAAAGGCTGGCTCATACCCCATAGAGATGCAGGAGTACCAGTCGCAAGGTTAGCTGCAGGAATTCCTGCTGTTCCAGTACCTGTAACTGAAGTCGTAAATCCGTGGATCTGGATTGTGTTGTATGCTGAAGCTGAAGAAAGTTCAGAACCTGTACCTTCTACTTTGATTCCCACAGGGTAACCTGTAACTACAGCATTATTTAATGTTAATCTACCATGTCTTCTGATGTGGATTCCGTTTTCATACAAAGCACCTTTAGTAGAGTTCTTAGAACCAATG of the Chryseobacterium viscerum genome contains:
- a CDS encoding T9SS-dependent choice-of-anchor J family protein, giving the protein MKKIILSSVLFLSHLAAAQSLVWGNSFDTPADLQGWTFHDLNNNGNGWVQGQNIYHNGISLAYGTTGVLRHSTSLVPTGSATGFGTENDWIISPQIDLTNTAGTVTLAAYIGRQRSTHTIVARELFIYVSTPQKEVPELSDFQAMTVDANGNDVQSIYKIQVGDSANPFPADLTQFVESLVDLSAFAGKKIYIGMWSNRKTSGNNVQNINIDEMGIYTTSFLGTKDVKRNKIVTQIAENPVKESLQLQLNPALKENMTVVTLYNAAGQKVLTAQYSKAINTAGLTPGAYIAEITDGKTTERLKFIKK